The nucleotide sequence ATTCCCAATGGTACCTATACCTTGTCAGTCCAATATATAGGTTACCAAACGATAAAACTGGAAAAGACCTTTCCTTTAGGAGAGCAAGAAGATTTTACACTTCTGATGTCCCATGCAGATGAGGAAATGGAAGAAGTGGTCATCACATCCACCAGAAGCAGCAGGACCATAGAGGATATCCCTACCCGTGTGGAGTTTATTGCCGGGGAAGAACTGGCAGAAAAAGGAAATATGAAACCTGGAGATATCCGCATGCTGCTTAATGAAAGCACCGGGATTCAGACCCAGCAGACTTCGGCAACCAGTTATAATTCCAGTATCCGGATCCAGGGACTGGATGGAAAATATACCCAATTACTAAGGGATGGACTTCCCTTATATTCCGGTTATTCGGGGGGCTTGAGCCTGATGCAGATCGCACCTTTGGACCTGAAGCAAGTGGAAGTGATCAAGGGGGCTTCTTCTACTCTCTATGGGGGCGGAGCCATTGCAGGCCTAGTGAACTTGGTTTCTAGAACTCCCGAAGAAGACCGACAACTCAATTTTATGGTCAATGGAACCTCTGCTCTGGGGCTGGATATCAGTGGTTTTTATGCAGAGAAATATGGCAAAATAGGGACCACAGTATTTGCTTCCTATAATAAGGGAACCGCTTATGACCCCGCTGATATTGAGCTTACTGCCATCCCGAATTTTGAACGGTATACCCTTAACCCGCGGCTCTTCCTCTATCTTGACAAGGAAACAGATATAAACCTGGGCTTCAATTTTGTTACCGAAGACCGCTTGGGAGGAAATATGGATTATGTGAAAGGGGACAGCAACACTGGTTATTTCGAGGAGAACAATACAGATCGATTGTCCACCCAGTTTGATGCTACCCATCGATTTTCTGACCATTCACGTATCCAGCTGAAAAACAGCATAAGCTTCTTCGAAAGGTCCATTGCCATACCTGAATATACCTTTGGAGGAAAACAGGTTTCATCCTTTTCGGAGCTTAATTACGCTGCCTATGGTGATAAGGTTGAATGGGTCTTGGGCGCTAACCTATGGACGGAAAATTTTGACCAAAGGCAGGGAGATCCCGAACAGGATCTTAGCTTTTCCAATTATACCACGGGAATATTTGTTCAAAACACCTGGAACATGGCCAAACAATGGGCACTGGAAACAGGATTGAGAGGAGATTATCAAAGCCAATACGGGGCTTATCTGCTGCCACGCTTTTCATTGATGTTCGAACCCAATGAAAGGATTACCTTCAGAGCAGGGGGAGGACTTGGGTATAAAACACCTACTCAGTTTACCGAGGATACCGAGCGACTTCACTTTCAAAATGTTCTCCCCATAGATGTTTCCAATACAAAAGCTGAGCGCTCTACTGGGATCAATCTGGATGTCAACTATAAATGGCCTATTTCAGGAGAATTGAGTCTAAGCACCAATGCCCTGCTGTTCTACACACAGATCGATGATCCAATGATATTGGTGAGGAACAATGAGAATATGTATGAATTTACCCAACCCATTGGTTATATCAACACGCGTGGTTTGGAAGCCAATATGAAATGGACTTACCATGATTTCAAACTGTTCTTGGGCTATACCTTTGCAGATGTAAATGAGCATTATGGAAATGAAACCACGGAGTATCCTTTGGTGGCCAAGCACCGACTGAATAATGTCTTGATGTATGAAAAACATGGGGACTTTTGGATTGGACTGGAGGCTTATTATTTCAGCCCCCAAAAGCTTTCAGATGGAGATACCGGAAAATCCTATTGGATTATGGGAATCATGTCCGAGAAAAAATTAGGGAAGCATTTTTCTCTTTTTCTGAATTTTGAAAACATGTTGGATACCCGTCAGACCAGGTTTGATACGATCTTCACAGGCAATATTGACGATCCTCAGATCAGGGATATCTATGCCCCTGTGGACGGTTTTGTAATCAACGGAGGCTTTAAGCTCAACCTTTGATAAGGAGATTAATTATATGAAAAACGGCCTGTCATTGTCCAAATGACAGGCCGTTGTTTTTAATGTTCTTGGATTCAAAAAAGGATCGTTTGTCTATTGCTTTTTAATCGGCACAATAGGAACAGTCAGGTTCTCCCACTAAATTCCCTCTCTCGCCCAAACTGTATTTACAACATTCCTTGAATCGTTGCTTTAAGATGCTTTTTGCCCGTCTTACCCTGGCTTTAAGATTGGCCAGTGATATATCCAAGTGAATGGCTGCCTCTTGCTGCTTCATTCCTTCCAGGTACACCTTTTCTATGCATACCCTGTAATTTTCGGGTAGCTCTTCTATAAATCTGTCAAAACAGCAGAATTTATTGGATGAACTTTGGGTATTTGAAAGGTTAGTGATATGCTCTTCAGATAATAGGGAACGTTCCCTGAAATGGTCCATAGTCTCATTTCTTGCAATTTGAAAAATCCATGACTTGATCTTCTCGGGCTTTTTTACCTGGCCTAAATGCATATGGATTTTTAAAATGGTGTTCTGGAAAATATCATTGGAGATATCCTTGTCCTTTACCTTTTTCAGGATAAAAAAATAAAGCCGCTCGCCATATTTTTCCACTATTGCACGGGATGTTGTTTCCATGGTAGATGAGGTTTAGGCAAGGCCAAGGCCTTACCAGTTAAGATTGACAACAACTACATTTTTGACAATCGCATTTTTCACAAGGGCAATTGCTTTCCAAACAATTGACACAGTTACATTTTTGGCAATCACAATTGGTGCATTTACAAGTATCCATAATCTTCTAGATTTTTGTTTCATCAGGTAGACGGCATAAGCATAAAAAGGATACAC is from Echinicola marina and encodes:
- a CDS encoding TonB-dependent receptor, which produces MKYIITGMLLLCLFGAAMAQNTFKATIKDRESNEPLLGVSVFIPDLEKGAATNAEGKVTIIGIPNGTYTLSVQYIGYQTIKLEKTFPLGEQEDFTLLMSHADEEMEEVVITSTRSSRTIEDIPTRVEFIAGEELAEKGNMKPGDIRMLLNESTGIQTQQTSATSYNSSIRIQGLDGKYTQLLRDGLPLYSGYSGGLSLMQIAPLDLKQVEVIKGASSTLYGGGAIAGLVNLVSRTPEEDRQLNFMVNGTSALGLDISGFYAEKYGKIGTTVFASYNKGTAYDPADIELTAIPNFERYTLNPRLFLYLDKETDINLGFNFVTEDRLGGNMDYVKGDSNTGYFEENNTDRLSTQFDATHRFSDHSRIQLKNSISFFERSIAIPEYTFGGKQVSSFSELNYAAYGDKVEWVLGANLWTENFDQRQGDPEQDLSFSNYTTGIFVQNTWNMAKQWALETGLRGDYQSQYGAYLLPRFSLMFEPNERITFRAGGGLGYKTPTQFTEDTERLHFQNVLPIDVSNTKAERSTGINLDVNYKWPISGELSLSTNALLFYTQIDDPMILVRNNENMYEFTQPIGYINTRGLEANMKWTYHDFKLFLGYTFADVNEHYGNETTEYPLVAKHRLNNVLMYEKHGDFWIGLEAYYFSPQKLSDGDTGKSYWIMGIMSEKKLGKHFSLFLNFENMLDTRQTRFDTIFTGNIDDPQIRDIYAPVDGFVINGGFKLNL
- a CDS encoding sigma-70 family RNA polymerase sigma factor, encoding METTSRAIVEKYGERLYFFILKKVKDKDISNDIFQNTILKIHMHLGQVKKPEKIKSWIFQIARNETMDHFRERSLLSEEHITNLSNTQSSSNKFCCFDRFIEELPENYRVCIEKVYLEGMKQQEAAIHLDISLANLKARVRRAKSILKQRFKECCKYSLGERGNLVGEPDCSYCAD